The following is a genomic window from Geoalkalibacter halelectricus.
CCGTGCAGCCGCCGACATTCTCGGCGTAAAAGAAATCCATGCGCTCGGCCTGCCCGACAATCGTCTTGACTGCCTGCCATTGCTGGACATCATCCAGCCAGTGGAACGGCTGATGGCCAAGCTTCAACCTGAAATGGTCTACACCCACCATCATGGGGATCTCAACATCGATCATCGTCTCGCTCATCAAGCGGTCATGACGGCCTGCCGGCCGGTACCCGGGCAGAAGGTCAAAGAAATTCGCTGTTTTGAGGTTCCGTCGAGCACCGAATGGCAAACCCCAGGTGCCGCGCCCTTTATTCCCAACCTTTTTATCGATATCAGCGCGGTTCTCGCGCGCAAAAATCAGGCTCTTGCCGTCTACCGCGACGAATTGCGTTCCTTTCCCCACAGCCGTTCGTTGGAGGCAATAGAAGCTCTGGAGCGTTGGCGAGGCGCTGGGGTTGGCATGGAACATGCTGAATCCTTCATTATCGTTCGCAAACTGTCATTCTAATCACCCAAAAAAAATCAGCCGGCATTTTGGCTATGGGCGTAACCGTCTGATTGGATAGCAGTTTTTCGTTGCGGCGGCCAACTCATAGTG
Proteins encoded in this region:
- a CDS encoding PIG-L deacetylase family protein; protein product: MAVILVVAAHPDDEVLGCGGTIARHAAAGDEVHILFLADGESSRCSTANPAAIEARLAKARAAADILGVKEIHALGLPDNRLDCLPLLDIIQPVERLMAKLQPEMVYTHHHGDLNIDHRLAHQAVMTACRPVPGQKVKEIRCFEVPSSTEWQTPGAAPFIPNLFIDISAVLARKNQALAVYRDELRSFPHSRSLEAIEALERWRGAGVGMEHAESFIIVRKLSF